The proteins below come from a single Leptidea sinapis chromosome Z, ilLepSina1.1, whole genome shotgun sequence genomic window:
- the LOC126979070 gene encoding uncharacterized protein LOC126979070, protein MPDTFYFILFVLTGVNSAWETKSLWAGDNFQFSDAANQSIRHHLHELNIGSNNALLKSYIPFLFNLSEELIFTIHNNIIKNYDLSDAEIMTVTNSFKYTKSEFRIILKDYFKKIMINLKYNDTMIFLLDFTDLSNYLLETLIENNLKELKGRFLLPDEWYKRPLKFTILRQQVKIVLNIMEENICSNLSICFDNIVYSEYVIEWLRYLLNADSKKLKNFLLGLSDSVENSLLSKLDATFSNKVRYIAKSNTTYQRSVLDFLDEALSEQQIFGIVQNPLQETVLAVKDLFAVIDENYDLNNENEANINKISLSFRRWIDGEKIDIKTVLEAVLKDMQINTENWPLNVQIKLGILWKQVNINI, encoded by the exons ATGCCAGATACATTTTACTTCATTTTGTTTG TGTTAACGGGTGTGAACAGTGCGTGGGAGACGAAAAGTCTTTGGGCTGGAGACAATTTTCAATTTAGTGATGCTGCTAATCAAAGTATTCGTCATCACTTACATGAATTAAATATTGGTTCTAATAATGCATTATTAAAGTCGTATATTccgtttctttttaatttatcagaAGAGCTCATATTTACGAttcataataacattattaaaaattacgaTTTGAGCGATGCTGAAATTATGACAGTTACAAATTCCTTTAAATATACCAAATCAGAATTTAGAATAATCTTAAAAGATTACTTTAAGAAAATTATgatcaatttaaaatacaatgatactatgatatttttattagattttaCAGATCTATCGAACTATTTATTGGAAACATTGATTGAGAATAATCTGAAAGAACTCAAGGGCAGATTTCTTTTACCTGACGAATGGTACAAACGCCCGctgaaatttacaatattgcgTCAACAGGTGAAAATAGTTTTGAATATAATGGAAGAAAATATTTGCTCCAACTTGTCGATATGTTTTGATAATATTGTATACAGCGAGTATGTTATTGAATGGTTGCGATATTTGTTGAATGCCGATAgcaaaaagttaaaaaactttttacttGGATTATCCGATAGTGTGGAGAATAGTTTACTTTCTAAACTTGATGCAACATTTTCCAATAAGGTTAGATATATTGCTAAATCTAATACTACATACCAGCGAAGTGTTTTAGACTTTTTAGATGAAGCTCTTAGTGAGCAACAGATTTTTGGCATTGTACAAAATCCACTACAAGAGACAGTGCTAGCAGTGAAGGATTTGTTTGCCGTAATCGATGAGAACTATGATCTAAATAATGAAAACGAagcaaatattaacaaaatttcgCTGTCATTTCGTCGATGGATTGATGGAGaaaaaattgacattaaaaCCGTCCTTGAAGCAGTTTTAAAAGATATGCAAATAAATACAGAAAACTGGCCTCTTAATGTGCAAATCAAACTAGGTATATTATGGAAACAAGTAAACATTAATATTTGA